The Lycium barbarum isolate Lr01 chromosome 11, ASM1917538v2, whole genome shotgun sequence genome contains the following window.
AACATGACAATTAGGAAACGAGGAGAATTAATTATTATAATGGACTGCTTTAAGGGTCCCAACTCCCAACACTAATAATAAAAAAGAACAAAAGAGGATTTGTAATGGTTACTAGGAATCTGAGTGGAAACTTGCACAAGGATTTGActaattagttaattaactaagtAGTACTTAGTAATTAAGTACAATATTTGAGTTATTCATATTGCCAAAGCACGCGTTTTACTCTTTTTGGCTTGTGATTTTTGTTTATGCTTTCACTTACTTATGTGCTTAATTAATAtgtaattgttcttgttgaagATGGCCACTCATTTTAATTTGGTGCCCCCACAAATTGAGGGCAAATATAGAGTGGTACAAACTAGTTTGATAATAGTATAGCATTTTGATAGATGATGTTCAATATGAAATGAAAATTTTCTACGTAGGTATTCATACATATAATGCACATATTTTGTCCGAAATTTTCTAGCCTGACTAATTAAGATTTGAGCTATGTAAGATTCATTAAAGGAGAAATCACTTTCTATCTGAAATTTAGGACTCGAACATAAGACCTCTAGTTAAGAGAGAAATAACTTTATCCATCCAATCATATATTCTTAGTGGTTCAAAATAGTGTAATAACAAGATTCACATAATACAAACGTATACAAATTTTGGAATAAAAAgaccacatagtacatgaatcTTATTCATGTACTACATCGAACACTTTTTTTTTCCACCGAACGCTGAACACTTTTTTATACCACCAAATTAAATAGTAAGTAATTACACTAAGTTTGAGTAGCCAATGATAAATCGTACTTAGAGATTATTTAAGTTACAGACACTGATATTCTaataatataaatatttttgTATTATCAGTGTAGCGCATAAGCACTTTAATTAGGTACTTTTCTATAAATTTGTACATGGAGAACAACCTACATGTAGTTTAAGTTAAGATCACCTgatagcataaaaaaaaaaaagtcaccaCAACATATGCAACTAAATTAAAAATAGATCcaaaatataaagacaattatTTCAAGATTTAAGGACTGAAATTACGACACAAGTGAGTGTAAAAATTCTACTACTCTTTAAAATCACGTGCTAGTcatgtcatgtatatgtataaatataagaGGAAAATAGAGAGAGGGAAAGAGTACCAGAAAGCCATGGAAGCTTTAAAAAATCAGTGCAAAGCTTCAAGAAAAATATGGTTTCTTCAACAATGGATATCACTAGGTTTTACATTTGCATTTGTTATTCCACTCATTCAATCATTAGATTATTCAGAAGCACTCTCCAAAAGTCTCCTTTATTTCGAAGCTCAACGCTCTGGTCGTTTGCCATACAATCAAAGAGCCATTTGGCGTCACCATTCCGGCCTCACTGACGGCCTCGATCAAGGGGTCCGTACATTTTCTCCGCTTTATGATCGTTGACATTCTTATTTACTAGTATCTTTTTTGTTGATGACCTTGATCAAGTGGTCCGTACATTTTTCCCAATTTTTTCAGTGACATTCTTATTAGTATCTTTTTTGGTTCATGGCCTTGCTCAAGTggtccgttttttttttttttttttttgattttatcATTGACATTCTTATTTATCTTTTCTGTTGACGGCCTTCATCAAGGGGTCTGCAAAAACTTCCCCGCTCTATCATTGACATTCTTATGTATCTTTTTTGTTGACGACCTTTATTAAGGGGTTTGCTGAAATGTCCGTGTTTCCACTCTTCCATTGAttttcttatttatcttttttgttgatGGCCTTGATCAAGGAGTCTGTAAAATTTCACGCTCTTCCATTCAcattcttatttatcttttttattgACATCCCGTACATTTTTTCTCATTCTATCATTGACATTTTTGTGTACCTTTTTCTTTCGTTGGATTTACGTTTTTTGATACTTTAATAGGTGGATTTGGTGGGAGGTTATTATGACGCCGGCGACAATGTTAAGTTTCAACTTCCGATGGCTTTCACAATAACGATGCTTTCATGGAGTGTCATTGAATACGGCGAAGATATAGCAGCCGCAGGCGAGTATAAGTACGCGCTAGAGGCCATCAAATGGGGCACTGATTATTTCGTCAAAGCCCACACTCATCCTCACGTCCTCTGGGTTCAGGTTTGTGttaagaaattcattaaatatatacacatataaaatTTAGAACTCATTTATTAGTATTTAAAGTTATCGTTCTAAAATGAGAACCTATAGAATTGAAATTCTAACTTGTCGtatggtgaaaaaaaaaaaaccttcagTCAGACCCAAAAAAGTGTTTTAATTTGCTGCATTGAAGTCTATGAGTTTACCAGAGTCACATTCTTCTTCATCTTTTGATTTCTAAGTGGGTCCATTTGTAATTGTCTTAATGGACGTAAATCAAGATGGTGATTTCTTTGAATTCCAATTTTTGAGTCATATCCATAATTATAGCTTATGCTTTAGTATAATTTATATTTTCAGACTCAGAAATTATAACGTCTAAATTCTGAATTTGCCAGGTAGGTGAGGGAGACACAGATCATTATTGTTGGCAAAGGCCGGAGGACATGACCACATCTCGTCGAGCTTACAAGATCGACGAGGCTCACCCGGGGTCGGATGTCGCCGGAGAGACAGCAGCCGCCTTGGCGGCGGCGTCAATTTTGTTTAGGAGAACAAATCCACATTATTCTCACCTTCTCCTGGTCCATGCAGAACAGGTAACTAACAAATTTTCTAGTAATGACGTTGTTtgaatacattttaaaaaaaaaacacaatgaCAGAATGCTAGTGTAAAAGCAAGTGGCCTACTCCGTTCGCTTAGTTTATGTGGTAAACTTTATCTGTTAATTCATTGCGAAAAAATGACAAATTTTTAATTTTGGAAATAATTATTTTTCTACTTCCTATTTATCTTTAATGAAACTGAGAAGCTTATATAACCACACAaatgttatgacatgtttaagGTTATAAGTTTCAAAATATTTATAGTCACACACACAGGCGGAGCTAGGGGAGCACTAGGGGGTTCAACCAAATTCCATTCTCtagaaaattacattgtatatacaAGATTAAAATTGAATTTTAATATATATAATTAATAGGTGTTGAATCCTTGGCTTCTTGGTGCATACTCGTCTTTATACATTGAATATAGTACTCTTAATGAAAAATTTGTTTCCGTCACTAGtcaatgtcacataaattgaaatgaaacaagtacacataaattgaaatgaaacAAGTACATTTAAAAGTAAGATTTTAAGATTTTAAGGAGATATTCCAAAAAGTTGTTTGTTAACTAGATATTCCAAAAAGTTGTTTGTTAACTACTTAATTAATACAATTAATTGATTCCAATGTTGTAGTTGTTTGAGTTTGGTGACAAGTTTAGAGGGAAATATGATGCAAGTGTAGGAGCAGCCAAAGGTTACTATCCATCGTTGAGTGGTTACAAAGATGAGTTGTTATGGGCAGCTATGTGGCTCTACAAGGCCACCGACAAGTCCTATTATTTAACTTATGCATTAGAAAATGCTCAATCTTTTGGCGGTACGACTTGGGCCATCTCCGAATTCAGTTGGGACATCAAATACGCTGGCCTCCAGCTACTTGCCTCTAAGGTAATTTGCTAATATATTCTTTTCATCTATCAATTTTTCATACAACTTTTATTGATTAATATATCATTTTACCAAAAAGAATTAGTCCTCCATGTATACAATTTAAAAAGTAttagtctttttttttaattaagtaaATACATACATTATTTTGGAACTTTGATTTTGATGTGTTACCTTAAGATAGTGTCGTGTATCGTTGGTTAGGTAGAAGATCTATGCTTTAGTTGTTATTCCTATTGTTATTGAGACTTAAGAATACATATGCATGCATGCGTGGTACAAGATCATTTGCACTCCTCTCTCTTTCGTTTTTTATTTTGATAACTTTAGACATGTACTTACTTGCATTTGCATAGTCAATATTAGGAATATTGCATGTATATATCAATAAAATTAGGTGTGTTTTGACAGATGTTGAGTCGTAAATGTAGGCTCTGAAAATATTGTTTCGCTACAAACGAGATTAATTTCATAGAGACCAGGAGGATCCTTGTCTTTGAGAATATATACAAACAACATACCGGCACAATTTATGTTAAATCAAGTTACTAATGGAGGGAGAATTAGCCCAAAATCAAGCATGAAAATAATGAGTCTCCTTTTCAACTATGACCTTAATCGGCATGTTTTTAAATATAATCCAGTTCTATTATAAAGAAGTCACATATTCGGAAAATGATTTAAGGTATACCCACTGACAGTATAGAAAAAATTACATTACCTGTACTTGTAATTTGGTATGTAACAGGTTCATAAGCGAATTTAAGATTTGAACTCTATGGATTCAACCTTTAAGGATCTTAACATTGAACCtactaaaaatttaaaattatagATTCAGACCTATATGCTATTTATTGCACTCTAAGTGAATACACATAAATTTGTACTTCACATTGAAATTATTAAGTTCGTATGAATCTGTTGCTATCAGGCCTCATCCCACCCTGAACATGTTGCTCACCATTTAATCTAAATTATTAAGTAATGTTTATTCAATTGAGTTATCTGCAATTGTCACCTAATTGTTTACATTTTACAATTTCAATAGATAGAACTTAAACTCGACGGAAATTGGCATATAGCAATAAAACTAGCAACGTAAGTTTTGACACATGTTGAGATGTAGATGTAGGCTCAGAAAATAGTGATTTTATGTTAGATTGATTAATTTCATAGAGACAAGAAGGGACCCTTGTCTTTGAGAACACAAACACCACACAAAATCTAGTTAAGGCAAAATCTTCGTTAAAGCAAGTTGTTCGTAGTGAGATCAAAATCAAGCACCTCTGTATTATCTCCCTGTTTGTGGTTTAAAAGTCATTCAATTTGAACACATAATAATGTTTCAATTTATGGGACTTGGTCATTGGTTTGTCCTGTAAACAATCTTCGTGCTTAATTAGCACTAAGTTCTATGCATTGACAACATAATTTTTTTGTACACCAATAATATGATTTATAAAAAATTACCTTAATTCCATTATAAATGATTTGTTTGATTTATAGTACAACTTaagcttttctttttctttttctgaagTTGA
Protein-coding sequences here:
- the LOC132617417 gene encoding endoglucanase 11-like isoform X1, yielding MEALKNQCKASRKIWFLQQWISLGFTFAFVIPLIQSLDYSEALSKSLLYFEAQRSGRLPYNQRAIWRHHSGLTDGLDQGVDLVGGYYDAGDNVKFQLPMAFTITMLSWSVIEYGEDIAAAGEYKYALEAIKWGTDYFVKAHTHPHVLWVQVGEGDTDHYCWQRPEDMTTSRRAYKIDEAHPGSDVAGETAAALAAASILFRRTNPHYSHLLLVHAEQLFEFGDKFRGKYDASVGAAKGYYPSLSGYKDELLWAAMWLYKATDKSYYLTYALENAQSFGGTTWAISEFSWDIKYAGLQLLASKLKGEKEHNKILQEYRSKAEHYVCACMNQNNKTNVHRTPGGLLYIRQWNNMQYVSNAAFLLMVYSDHLRETNQMARCERRSVGPEEIFAFAKSQVDYILGLNPRGMSYLVGYGLKYPRRVHHRGASVDSYKKRKSFISCTQGYDNWFGRKNPNPNTLIGALVGGPDNKDRFNDHRRNYMQTEACTYNTAPLVGLFAKLHGLERGTDIEDSQLFYARK
- the LOC132617417 gene encoding endoglucanase 11-like isoform X2 encodes the protein MEALKNQCKASRKIWFLQQWISLGFTFAFVIPLIQSLDYSEALSKSLLYFEAQRSGRLPYNQRAIWRHHSGLTDGLDQGVDLVGGYYDAGDNVKFQLPMAFTITMLSWSVIEYGEDIAAAGEYKYALEAIKWGTDYFVKAHTHPHVLWVQVGEGDTDHYCWQRPEDMTTSRRAYKIDEAHPGSDVAGETAAALAAASILFRRTNPHYSHLLLVHAEQLFEFGDKFRGKYDASVGAAKGYYPSLSGYKDELLWAAMWLYKATDKSYYLTYALENAQSFGGTTWAISEFSWDIKYAGLQLLASKNNKTNVHRTPGGLLYIRQWNNMQYVSNAAFLLMVYSDHLRETNQMARCERRSVGPEEIFAFAKSQVDYILGLNPRGMSYLVGYGLKYPRRVHHRGASVDSYKKRKSFISCTQGYDNWFGRKNPNPNTLIGALVGGPDNKDRFNDHRRNYMQTEACTYNTAPLVGLFAKLHGLERGTDIEDSQLFYARK